From Corvus cornix cornix isolate S_Up_H32 chromosome 1A, ASM73873v5, whole genome shotgun sequence, a single genomic window includes:
- the LOC104686907 gene encoding secreted frizzled-related protein 2-like, protein MLLTAKILVFAVNGFLRVATGLDIGLSTKCVVIPKEMDMCHEIGYSEMRLPNLMGHTSMAEVIQKSTTWQHLVHTDCHPHVRTFLCSLFAPICLDTFIHPCRSMCVAVRDSCAPVLLCHGHPWPASLDCDRFPGDEDMCLAPLTKDYKYLHKVLPKPTCQTCPAVEEFFTHKRVLEVFCDSNFAVKVKLSKKRTASEDQEYNIECQVEFTSQGSLLPYETQSMIQQWLLINEKCIERMSPTHRPMVYLLVGNIEEGIILVNQVYRWQRKDSQLTLATQKWRHHKCL, encoded by the exons ATGTTACTGACTgcaaaaatacttgtttttgCTGTGAATGGTTTCCTAAGAGTGGCAACAGGCTTGGACATTGGATTATCCACGAAATGTGTAGTGATACCCAAGGAGATGGACATGTGCCACGAGATTGGATACTCTGAAATGAGACTTCCCAACCTGATGGGACACACGAGCATGGCAGAGGTTATCCAAAAATCCACCACCTGGCAGCACCTTGTACACACAGACTGTCACCCCCACGTGAGGACGTTCCTGTGCTCCCTGTTTGCACCCATCTGTTTAGATAC GTTTATCCATCCCTGTAGGAGTATGTGTGTTGCTGTCCGTGACAGCTGCGCCCCCGTGCTCCTGTGCCATGGACACCCCTGGCCTGCCAGCCTGGACTGCGACCGATTCCCTGGAGATGAGGACATGTGCCTGGCACCCCTTACTAAGGACTATAAATACCTGCACAAAG TCCTACCAAAGCCTACCTGCCAGACCTGCCCAGCAGTGGAGGAATTCTTTACACACAAAAGAGTTCTTGAAGTTTTCTGTGACAGTAACTTTG cagtgAAAGTAAAGCTGTCCAAGAAGAGAACAGCATCTGAGGACCAAGAGTATAACATTGAATGCCAGGTGGAATTCACTAGCCAGGGCTCGCTCTTGCCTTATGAAACTCAGAGTATGATACAACAGTGGCTgctaattaatgaaaaatgtatagAGAGGATGTCTCCAACCCACCGTCCCATGGTGTATCTCCTCGTGGGGAATATTGAAGAGGGCATCATTTTAGTAAACCAGGTTTATCGCTGGCAGAGGAAGGACTCCCAGCTGACTTTGGCCACTCAGAAGTGGAGACACCATAAATGCTTGTAA